The Branchiostoma floridae strain S238N-H82 chromosome 1, Bfl_VNyyK, whole genome shotgun sequence sequence aaaagtcaaaacaaccccccccccccggccccAGGTATTCCAGTCGAGATTAGTTAAATCTGGTAGTGTAAGATTTTTTGATATCTTTAAGAAACCTATTTCCGCAAAGCTAACTTCGTTGGTGCTTTGTTATATCCTGAAACCACCTATCCATGAACCATGTCTGGACTTGCGCTGATGTCATCAGCTGGCCATGAGGGTACTCTTCAcctgtacaaacaaacataaaatatcTAATATAAATGTCTATCATACATGATAATAAGTTAACTTAATTATTTTAATACCTTGTTACGATTGTTGTTGTGGTTTGAATTATTCCATAGCaaacatcaaaagaaacaaacttcagTTTTTATGTCACTTTTTATACACgttctccatatttctaggaaCACAACTGTGAGTAAAAAGCAATGTAAGTGATAAACCCCTTGCAACTAGGGCTTTTGTATGATAAATAAGCTGTGAGTTCAAATTTGAAACTGAAATCCCTTATTTACGacactacatgtagtatcatgTTTATGTAGGCTATTTTAGTTGTTTAAGTAATACTGTTTTGTGTGCTAAACCTTTccctttttttggccaaacagTATCGGTAGTAGCAGCTCTTATCTGCATAAGAATATATAGCTTTTACAAAGGatattggtatttttttttaaatccagccCTTGCTTAGACAATGATAAAGAACAACATAACACTGAATTCAAAATAACGGAAAATCTGGTTAATGTGTGTTAGTTGATCTTTCTACCATAAAAACTGTAGTGGTGGATATTGCTCTATGTAATATCCAGCCATCTTGGAACTCACTGGGCCACCTTACTTGACAACATTTAATTAAAACTAGTaaaagttcaatttttttcaagcgGACCTGACGgttaatatgcaaataactGTCTGTTATGTGTTGTCATTGTTTCTGCCTGCAGCCAAGGTTTAACTTTCCATGTTTTTAATTAGTTTATGTGGTCTGGAGAGTCAATTTATGTGCCAAAGTCCTGTCAGGGGACAGCAGGGAGCAACTGCACTAGATTATGATTATGGTTGTTCCCTGGACAGTAATCCTCCAGGTTAAGGAAAGTCTTTTAAATAAGTTTGCAACACCATACCTGTTTTTTGTAACTCGTCATTACAGACACGTGCAATCTCCTCTCTCTGGTTCTCGGTGGGGTTTTTATCCATTTGGAAGAACCTCTCCAGTATCACTGTAGCTGCTGATGGCCACTTCACCATAAACCTGCGCTGCTTGTGGTCAAGGCCATGAGCAGTGCTATCATTTGTCAAATCGAATGTCCTCTTCGTGGTACTTTGCTGACTGCAATTGGTAtctaaaagatacatgtatacaagcagCCTTAGGAAATAGTCAACTTTCGTTAAAATTTACAACTCCATTAACATTTGCCTGCAGGTTACCAGTATTGATACAGTCCTAAATCAAAACCAGTACGTAATCCCACGGTTAAATACAATCAATTGAAATAAGGCAATAATGATACGCTAGGATGTGTACAGAGTAGTATTGTCATTTTAGACTGTACTTCAGTGATAACTGTCTCTTTCTCGTATTGAGAAATATTATTTTATCCGAATAAAGATAACTGAAGTACCTGATATCCCTGACATATTCCTCTTCTGCCTCAGGTACCAAGTATAGAGAGCTCTTTTATTGACCGGTTTCAGCCCTCGACCATGTAAAAGAAACGCTGACACCACACTCTGGCTGGTGCCGATTTGTTTTGACACGGTGTCTTGACTAATGTGATGAATACGGAGAAAAGTCTTGATTTCGGAATTTAAGTCCGTCATATCTGTACCAATTttcctggaaaaaaaacataccatttGTAAGTCATTGCTTGTTATAGATTTGTGACAATAAATCggtgttttaaaaaagaaatcgGTAAcatgatttgttttaaaaaattttcaCATTGTGCATATTCCTAATGATTTATATACATTGTTATAAGAGATGTTATTTACTTGTTACCTCAATATATTTCATGGCTTATACTtgcactagcgtttgtgtgtttgtctatcTGCGTGgggcttttttgtcaaaacaatCCAAAGAAGATAACTTAAAACAGGAAGAAcggattttcattttttggggGCCGTGAAGGTAGCTTAGGCTAAAATTTATATAATGCTAttcatgttatgcaaattttatTGCAAAAGCTATTTTACTTGCTCTCTCACAGCCCATGACAAAAGCTATCATCATTCCAAggaccatgacaatctgtcaacccaAATGATTAAACTCCATAGGaatgatgcaactacataggcgcgggaaaattcctgtagaattccgggaatttttgccaatcggacgtatcatatactatcaggctagcccctgagatatAAAAACATATATCTAGCTATAAAAACACTCTCTTACCACCACACATTCACCCATTTCACggaggttgagttctacgaacgcaTGTTAAGTAACACATATTTCCATTGATATGTCACTTACCAAGAGTACCCAAATCACCTCGACCAATCGCTTGGGGATATTCCCTCCTCTAGAAAATGTGACACTCCTTGACTTTCCAGGGGACATTCCTCTCGGAAAGAGGACATGCCTCCCTTTATGAGGGACACTCCACGGAAAATAGTATGGTTATCAGGGAAAGTGGATACCCCTCTGACAACCCGGCCGACCTGTGTTAGAAACTtctgtcatgtacatgtgtcagggagggaggccttaaaacttgATAACCACacggatatttaggctaaaactcaaTGTTTGTGCTTACCGGACATTCGATACGTCGCCATTAAAACACTGATACATATAGAAGGTGGCGtgagaaaagaaaataagaaagaaaataattacCGCATTAACTCGTCCACATCTGTCATTAACTTCTCATCTGGGATTTGCTCCAGAGATGTCTTTACGCAGGGGATGACCTCACCATCTACCTTCTCGGCTTTTTCCTCTTTTGACTCTTTCCCATTTTGATGGAGTTCTAGTGGAGTTTCAAAAAGTTTAGAAGATGATAGTCAAACgatttttaaccctattcagcgAAAGCCGCCCCGCCGGTTCATGGATAacccaaaaagcccggtctgaatagggttaaatttcTTTTTGAGGTAATTAGACATGCACATTTTTATCTGGTTGTGTatgatgtgtgtatgttgttggCATTTTCTATTCGTATGTCGGACACTGTTAGCCCACATAGTAGTCATCTATGATAATAAAtcctatctagaccggggggCCCGCCCCAACTTCCATGTCGCATATTGTCTGGACGGCTTAAGCTAGAGCCACCAAACGTCGTTAGCTTTCTTAActtatccagactgggctttttgggcattCCCTTGactggggtgggggggggggggtgctcatTCGGCCCCGACTTCATATTTtcaaacggcttactgtacgatcaccaaatttgcaggcaGTGATATACTCattgagttttataattcctaattttttttgtataattatGACATATAATTCCCGTAATACCTAAATACTTCAAAGAataagttaccaataaaggtttcttataaatatgtaagtgttataagacttctgttgtctaaacccgacgcaacgacgtcaaaatgaattaaaaatgATCATCTTGGATGATCATCCTTAATGATCATCTGGATGATCATCCTTTATTTTcataagatacatttttcaacatataacgctagaACCCCGTGAAAacggattaaaaacgttcacatgaatgtgttctgtaagaaaataccaaggccagtctggatagggttaaattaATAGATACGGATTGTTTATGTTAGTTTGGTGACATATTTGgcgaaaatccaagatggtggacttAACGAACAGATAAAAGATAACtacatacataatgtaatgtAGTTTATTATCCCCTAAAGTTCGGATTTACCAGTTATCCATTAAATagtttgcaaaaaaattttggtctTGTATCTATATCGTCTTTTGCGGAATAACATAATTAATGATTCAGGCAAAGTATTTATATTGACGTCGTATTTAGTCATAATAGCGTCGAATTTTAAAAGTCTTTAGATATTatttacatcattctctgaaaatttggtggtttATAGTTTGTTTAAGAGTTAAAAGAGTTAGATGGGGcggcctcaaaagcacccctcccccttcccggTCAGACGAATGACTAAAAAAGGACGGTCTGAAAAGGGTTAAagattttccaaaatatttttccCTTTCAACTTAGGAGACTTTTTTTCCGTCATGTATATAGACAAGGATGCCTTTATTTAACTTTTAACGACCAATACGATCAATTATAACCCATATCTTCCAatattcaaaatgaaataaagttaGTGAATGTTTATATATTTGCAACGTTTCCTTCTTTCgaacatagaaaatatttagttACAGGAACGTGGCTTGCAGATATGTACCGTCGATATCGATGTTTGTTGTTATATGTTGCTGCATGTAGGGCATGATGTGGGAGATGCTGTCCTCTGACAGACCAGTCTGCTGCAGACTCTGATAAACCGACAACTGACGCGTCAGCAGGATGAGCTGCTCACGTGTGAATATCGGTGGTTCAGTGACGCACATAGGTAACTTCTTCCTGCAACAACAAAGGGCTTTCTTGAACTAGTTGGACTGTAAAATCCACTACAAAATTGGACACCCCCCAATTTTCAACTAAAGAGTACCAGCGTTTGTCATGGAAAGACTGGTGCTGTATAGTCAAAAATTTGTGTGGGTCAAATTTTTAAAGTCCAACTAGTTCAATAATAACTTCTACCAATACAGATGGACTTTTAAGTTAACAC is a genomic window containing:
- the LOC118410926 gene encoding homeobox-containing protein 1-like isoform X1, producing MEPKFTLEQFNLLTRLVSICERLQQAGLPRDNMFKTIRMMQQSCHLGKKLPMCVTEPPIFTREQLILLTRQLSVYQSLQQTGLSEDSISHIMPYMQQHITTNIDIDELHQNGKESKEEKAEKVDGEVIPCVKTSLEQIPDEKLMTDVDELMRKIGTDMTDLNSEIKTFLRIHHISQDTVSKQIGTSQSVVSAFLLHGRGLKPVNKRALYTWYLRQKRNMSGISDTNCSQQSTTKRTFDLTNDSTAHGLDHKQRRFMVKWPSAATVILERFFQMDKNPTENQREEIARVCNDELQKTGEEYPHGQLMTSAQVQTWFMDRWFQDITKHQRS
- the LOC118410926 gene encoding homeobox-containing protein 1-like isoform X2, encoding MFGIFSCFTRKKLPMCVTEPPIFTREQLILLTRQLSVYQSLQQTGLSEDSISHIMPYMQQHITTNIDIDELHQNGKESKEEKAEKVDGEVIPCVKTSLEQIPDEKLMTDVDELMRKIGTDMTDLNSEIKTFLRIHHISQDTVSKQIGTSQSVVSAFLLHGRGLKPVNKRALYTWYLRQKRNMSGISDTNCSQQSTTKRTFDLTNDSTAHGLDHKQRRFMVKWPSAATVILERFFQMDKNPTENQREEIARVCNDELQKTGEEYPHGQLMTSAQVQTWFMDRWFQDITKHQRS